ATTTGAGCGCGGTCATGGTCTTGCATGGCACCGGTAAATACCTCGCTGCTGCTTGCCGAGAACTCATCCACCAGCACTACCAGAGGAATTTGCTGCAAGATACCTTTGCCATCGGACGAAATCTCCTCACGCGGATACGCTTTGCCTTCGATCTGAAGAATGGGGAGATTCTTACCCAAAAATTCATTGGCCATGGCAATAGCCGGCTCCAGCAAACCGCCCCGATTTTCTCGCAGATCGAGGATAAGGCTCGTAGCCCCTTTTTTGCGCAAACGTCCCAAGGCTTCTATGAACTCCGCATGTGTGGTACCAGTCCAAGAATCGATTCGCACGTAGGCTATGGAGGGTTCTATCAGGTAGGAAGCATTGAGCGAGGGCAGAGGGACATCGTCTCGTACCACCCGATGCACCGATTCCTTTCCATTGCGCCGTATCAGGATATTCACCACCGACCCCTTTTCTCCACGAAGCACATCGTCGATAGTGTTCATATCGACACCCTTGCCGTACAGTTTCTGCGATCCGGCCTGAAGCAAACGGTCGCCGGCTCGGATACCTGCACGATCGGACGGGCCTCCCGGTACGATCTGTGTAACCACGATAGTATCCAGCAGTGTATTGAAAGAAACGCCGATACCACAGAATCCGCCGCTAAGCGTGGCAGCTTCCTCGGCGTTGTCGGCCTTGCTAAGGAATACGGAGTGAGGGTCGAGCTGCTCCAGCAGATAGGGAATCATATTGTGTTGCAACTTCCGCACATCTACCGAATCGACATAGTTTCTGTCGATCAGATTCAACACTTCGTTCAGATCGCTCGGATTCTTGTGAGTGAAATAGAAATGTGAGGCAAGAGCACCAACGGCGCTGAAGATGGCAGCGATAAGGATGTATGAGAGGGTGCTGCCGGAACCGGATGAACGTTTCATAAAAAACTTATTCCTGAATATCGGAAATGTCTATAAAGTCGACGACAATGCCCGCTCGCTCCAGCAAGCGACAACCTTCGTCCAGACGATATTTCTCGGAATAAACCACCCGTTTTATTTTGCTCTGGATGATGAGCTTGGCACACTCGATACAGGGAGCTGCCGTGATATAGATAGTAGCACCGGAGCTGTTGTTCGTGCTGCCGGCCACTTTGGTGATAGCATTGGCTTCGGCATGCAAGACATAGGGCTTGGTGACGTTGTTCTCGTCTTCGCAGATATTCTCAAAACCGGCCGGTGTACCATTGTACCCATCGGAAATGATCATCTGCTCTTTGACGATAAGAGCACCCACTTTGCGCCGTTCGCAGTAGGAATTCTCCGCCCAAATGCGCGCCATGCGCAGATAGCGTTTGTCCAATTCCAACTGCTTGTCCTTGACTTCATTTGTCGTCATAGCCATTGTCTATCTATCGAGAAAACGGATTGGCTTAATAACCGACAACAAAAGTAAGGCAAATAGTTGAAAGTCAACGCTGTTTCCTAAGAGTTCGATTTGCGGCGACAATAGCGTTCGCACTGTCTGCAAATATCGTATCCGAGCATAGCCCCGATGATGAAATCTTCCTCCGGAGTCAGGCTGTTCAGAGAGCGTCCACTCACGAAAAGACGGATAGCCTCCATACACTCCTTGCAGCCGAAAAAGAGATTGGTACGCTCCGTATTCGGAGTAGGCTGGGCGAAATAGGGGATCTGCCGGCTTCGCAGCCGTTCTTCCGCATATGGGATGTCGTCGTTAGCCAGTGTGGCGAGTACCATGCTTCGCACACCTTTTTCAAACTCGTATATATGGTGCATGAATACGCGCAGATCGCTATTGAGTGTTTGCGTGTCCATCGTCAGGAGTCGAATAAATAACGGAAAGAAGGGGAAGAGGAAAAGAGTGGTAACGAGAGAGCCGAAGGCCGAGAAGAGGAGTAAGCTTTGATGACAAATACGCTTTTATTTCGCGCTAAGCAGTTTCCCTCTGATCTCGATCTCCGGCTCTTAGAGAACATTAATTACAAGCCCATGGCAGCGATCCAACGCTCCATACGAGCTTCGGTCTGGTCGGATTCGTTAGCGTCATCCACGCACAAGCCGATGAGTTGGCCATTTTCTTCGGCAGTCGTCTCGTCGTAGCTATAGCCTTCAGCAGGATAAGCACCGATGAAAGTACAGCCCGTATTAGCTAATTCGGCTTTGATCGTACCGAGAGCTGCACAGAAAGTATCGCTATAAGAAGAAGCATCGCCACAGCCGAAGAGACCTACCTTCTTGCCGCTCAGGTTTTCGCCTTTCAGTTTCGGCAGGAATGATTCCCAGTCGTCCTGCAAGTCGCCCAATCCCCATGTGGAAGAGCCGAGAAGCAGTACATCGTATTTCGCTGCAGCGGCAGCGTCGGCATTTGCCACGTCCATTACATTAGCGGAGTCAACGCCTAATGCAGAAGCAATTTTTTGAGCCAGATCGCTCGTCGTTCCGGTAGAAGAACCGTAGAAGATTCCGATTGATTTCATGTTTTTGAATAGTTTATATTGGTTTGACCTACGCAAAAGTAGAGGAGATCAACGACTTGTAATATCACCACAAATAGCTAAAAAGAATAGGCCCATACCTATATATAGGGGGATTCCCATCGAAAAAAAGCAGCCCGACTAAGGCCGTGCGGAGGCGAAAGCATAGAGACGGCATACCTGCTCGGCCGTGCGCCGGAGGTTGTCCCGTGCATAAGCCGGATTCATTGCCTCTCTAAGGCTGACGGGAGAAGGAGTAATCGGAAAGAGGCCGAGGAAACCGGCGCGGTTAAGGGCCACAGCATCCTCGATACTGCCGGCCAGCAATACCACGGGTATCTCCTGCTTCATGGCCTCAGCCAACACACCGGCCGGCACTTTGCCCATCAGGGTCTGCCGGTCGGCTTTGCCCTCACCGGTCAGAATCAAATCGGCTTCCCGTATCTTTTCGGAGAAATGCAAAGCGTCCAATAGCAGCTCGATGCCGGGCTTCAGCACCGCTCCGAGGAAAGCCAACAGCCCTCCTCCCATACCGCCTGCAGCTCCAGCTCCCGGGATATGGACTATATCCTGCCCCGTATGCCGGTGTATAACGGCAGCCAAATGCTGCATCGAATCATCCAATCGGGCCACCATCTCCTCATCTGCTCCCTTCTGAGGAGCAAAGGCAAAAGCGGCACCTTCGGGGCCGCAGAAAGGATTGCGCACATCGCAGGCCACCGTAAAAAGCGAATCGGCCAAAGCCGGATGTACCGAAGAGCCATCGATGCGATAGACCTCCGACAGCAAACCGCCGCATAGGGCCGCGTCCTCCCCTATATCTCTCCCATCCCGATCGTAAAAGCGAAAGCCCAATGCCTGTAGCATCCCCAGTCCGGCATCGTTGGTGGCGCTGCCACCGATCCCGACGATAAACTTACGACAACCTCGATCCAGAGCATCTTTGATCAGCTCTCCCGTTCCGAACGTGGTAGTCTGCATAGGATTGCGCCGGTCTTCCGGCACGAGAGGCAGTCCGCTGATGCTCGCCATTTCGATGAAAGCCATCTGTCCGTCAGCGGATATACCATAAGAAGCCTCGCGCATTTCCATTAGAGGGGAGTGTGCACGAACGGCTATGCGCTGCCCATCTGTGGCAGCTATCAGTACATCCTGCATCCCCTCTCCCCCATCAGCTACGGGCAGTACCATTACTTCTGCAATCGGACAGGCTGCCCGTACGCCCTCAGCAGCTGCTTCTCCTGCCTCGACAGAGGAGAGACAACCCTTGAAGGAGTCTATGGCTATCACGATCTTCTTCATTCCGCATTTAGTTTACAACAAAATCCGGAAGCACTGCAAAGCATCCAAACAAAAATTCCAAAACCCAAGAGAAAAAACGATAGACAAACTAACTCGAATGGCTCTTAGGTTTTTGCTCTCATTCTGTAAACCTGTATCCGGAAAAGACAAATTTCGGTATCAGGTGGAGATTGCTATCGGAAAGGACTCTTTAAGTGCATCAATTTTTTATTGTGCTGTTCGCAAAAAAACAGCGACACTCAGAATAACTTTTGTATATCCATCGAAAGGAAGTCTTCGGCTCTGACACCTCCATCTCCGAGAATAAAAGCCGATTGGGGCTTGAAGGAATGGGAAAATTTGTCCAGCCCGTCTGTCCTTTTCTCTGCATTGCTTTTCACCTCAATGGCAACAACAGAACCTTTCTTGCGCAGGACGAAATCGACTTCATCGTCTCGTTCGCGCCAATAAAATACCTCGAAACGATGAACAAAAGCCTGACTGACGAGGTAGGCTCCAATGCCTGATTCGAAGATTCGCCCCCAGGACTTGCGATCAAGCATCGCTTGTTCAAAGGTAAAAGGGCTATACACCATCTTCAATGCATTGTTATAGACCTGCAGTTTGGGAATACTTGCCTTCCTCCTTGCCATATCATAACCAAACTTCTGAAGTCCACAAAGCAATCCGCTTTCATCCAACAGATTGATATATCCGGCCAAGGTCACCGTATTACCGGCATCTTGGAGTGAGCCTAACATCTTGTTCAAAGAAAGTAATTCTCCCGAATAGGCAGCCCCCAATTCGAAAGTCCGGCGAAGCAAAGCCGGTTTACCTATCGGTGTACCCATCAGAATGTCCTTATTGATAGTTGCTTCGATAATGGCAGCTTGAATATATTGGCTGAAACGGTCGTCATCATCGGTCAGGGAAGCGGCACCGGGATATCCCCCATAAAACAGATATTGGTTGAGCGAGAAACCGAAGCAGTCTTTCATCTCCTGATAGCTCCAATGGCTCATGCGTATTTCTTCGAATCGACCGGCCAGCGACTCTGACAACCCCTTTTCCAACAACACACGACTACTGCCCAACAGCAACACCTTGATATTACGGTCATGGAACGTATCATCGTCCCACTCTTTTTTCACGACTTCACTCCAATTAGCAATCTTTTGTATCTCGTCGATCACAAGAATAATGCTCTCCCACTCCTTGGCCTCCTTCAGGCTACGGACAGCAGCCCAACAATCGGAAATCCAAGCACCGTTCACAGTCGGAACATTATCGGCTGAGAAGAACTGATAGGGTGCATCCAAGTCCTTCAGCACCTGCTTGACAACCGTTGATTTTCCGATTTGACGAGCCCCCATTACGACTTGAATGAATCTCCTCCGATCTTTAAGACGATCTGTAATCACATGATACTCTGCTCTTTTATACATATCCGCACATTTTACTCAGTAGAGTGAGTATTTTTACTCAGTGCAAATATAATAAAGACATTTGATTCATAATCAATCTCTTACAAGTCAATAAAGGCAATGTGATTATCCCGTAAAGGATGAGATTATCATGTATTTTCCAATAGTAAATGCAACACCCTATAAACAAAAAATACCCCGAGGGATAATCGCTCGGGGTGTGAAGCCAACAGCCCACCTCCCATACCGCCTGCTTCTCCTGCCTCGGCAGAGGAGAGACAACCCTTGAAGGAGTCTATGGCTATCACGATCTTCTTCATTCCACTTCCGGCTTATTTGCAGCAGATAGTCGGCAGTCCGCAAGGATGCAAGCATGAGAGGAAAAGCCAAATCAATAAAAGAGCCAGTATGATCCCATAAGGCATCCAAAGACTCTTGGAGAAGAGGCAACGCCAATAGTTCATCTTGATCTTACGAACATCCATATCGTAGATTTCCTTGTGCGGACGGTCTTCCTCCATTTTTGCTACGCTTCGTTTGTATAGCTCGCGATACTTCCTTTCCAGTTGCAAGTAGAAAGCATCCACCAAGGCACATGCCGCGCTTATCAGTGCCAATACAATCATCAACTCACAGCGGAAGTTCGCCGCATATAAGGCTCCGAGAATGGTGGCCATAGCCATACAAAAACCTTTGATCTGAAACGAATTGCCCGCCATACGGGTAATGACGCCCTGCACATGATCCAAGTGCTGACGCTTACATTCTTCCTTATTCATCTGTATTTACCTCCTGTTTTGTTATTCTTAATATCTTTTCTTTGAACTCTCTGACTACAGCTACCCAATTTTCATCACGATGGGCTGATGCCGTAATACTATCATAAGCTTTAATGGTTTTTCCCTCTTTTCCAAGATTGATTATTTGAGCTTTCTGAGCAAAATATTTCTCCCGAAGGAACTCATCGTCTTCGAATGTACAAGGCTTGATCAATATCGGCACTATGGTCTTGTTATACTCCTGAAATTCAGGCAATTCATAGTATCGAATATAGTCCGTGGTCAGATAGCGTTGGCTTATCAAAGCGATTATACAGTCGGCTTCGACAATACGCTTTCTTATTTCAGGGTGAATGGGTGTTTCAAACTTAGTCGACTCATCATAGTAGATCTCGATCAGACCACTTATCTCCAAGGGTTTGAAGAATATAAGACATTGCTCAAGCTCCTCACGGTCATGCTTGGAATACGATATGAAGACGCGCTTTACTCCCGATAGTTTTTTATTGATGGAAAGATGTTTGTAGGGACGGGTCGATACTTCTCGCACCCGCTCTTTATCGATAGCTCCGTCCTTCAACGGATAGGCTGCAATCCTCGCTGTAGTCTTGCTTTCATCGTCCAGCGTGCCCAAATGGATATAATGAGACTCCGTCAAATCTTTATCCGCTTCGGCATAGGAGAGGTAGAGATCTTGGATGGGTCTCTTCTTTCTGTTTGTTTCACGAATGGAACTTCGTGTTTCTTCCGCACCCTTATCTCCTATTTGCTCCCTCGGAGGGATATTGTTCCAATACATATCCAATATATCACTGAGGATAGCAACTTCTTTCTGCTGCATATCCTTAGCGAACGTCTTTTTCTGCTCTTTGATTAATACGGATATGGTTAGGTTGGCAAAGTCGAGCTTAATCCAGATCAGATAATCTTCGGCATTCGCCTTGGGCAAACCCTCTTTCTTTTCTTCTTGTTCAATCTGTCGCCTATCCATCTCACGGCCTGCTGTGAAGATGACCTGATCTCGCCAATATCGCTTTAGAGCACCTTCTTCCCGTCCATAGTAGGCTATAATCTGATTGATCAGGCCAAAGGGGATAAAGCGTTCGAATTTGAGGACAAAATTGGGCCTATCGAATCTCAAAGTACGCAATTCATCGGCTTCGTCATCGGAATGCAAAGGGAGGTAGCCGGGTATCACATAGCAGTTCTTATCTTCATATACGATCAGCTCTTCCAATAATAGCTGCAAAGTCATATTGTTCTCTCCAACGCCCGTTTGACCGTCAGAGCAAAGCTTGTCCAGTTTTTTTCTGAAAGTGTCTTTTCGAATCTTTCCTTTCTCGACGCTCTTCTTCTTAAGGATTTCCCGATGGATCATTTGGACAAAAGTTGCCGGATCTAACCAGACATAATTGTTCAGCTTCTCATTCTCGCGATAGTAAAGCACCTCCCCTCGCAGACTGAGTTGGTTCAATTCGGTCTGTAGATACTCTATGGTGTAAAGATCTTTTTCATCTCTTCCCTTATTCAATTGAGCCGCAAGAGCTTCGAGAGAGATCGGGATGTGTTTATTATCACCGGCGATTGTGGGAAGAGCTTCGTACAATTCTCTATCTTTTTCAGTGATCTGAATTGATTTACTCCTGCTTGCAACAACTTCTCGCACCCGCTCATTCAGATAGTTGAGCGCATGTACGGCACTATTCGCCTTGGGCTCTAAGGATACATAGATTTCTTCCAATACGCTATCACCGGCTACACAGCCTAAGGTTTGCTGCTTAGCACCCGTTTCATCGGCATGAGTCTGAATGATAATTGTATCGTCTATAGCCTGTGGTTTGTCCTCGTTGTCTTGTTCTCCTCCGGCGGACATCCAACGATTGCAGGCATAGGCTATTTGGCCTAACCAATAGGGGCGATTGAAGTTAAGAGTCTGATATTCCCTATTATCTACGCTCACAAAATTTCGATCCTTCTTAGCATCCCAAAAGAGAAGGTATAACGATTGGGTGGTAAAAAAGGCTTGGTAAATCCCATGATAATAGTCTTGCCCCCCAAAGTCGTAAAAGATGGCATTAGGCTCTGTAGCTCGATGTACCGACAATACATGCGTACTTCCCTCACATTGATAGCCGGTATCGTACTTTTTAAGGAATGTACTCTTCCCGGAGCAATGATTTCCCAACAGCATTACCTTGCAAAAAGGATCATGCAATACTTTGCTCTGCGCTTCTTTCTCAAGCAGAGCTTTAATCTCCGGCAAATGATTCTCATAAGGAGAAAGTATCAAGCCTGATGATGCAACAAATGGATTATTATGGATTTTCAGATCTTTCAATCTTTGTCCCAGAATCGGAGCCAATAGCTTAATATCATCAACAGATTGAATCTTATTGCCCGAAACATCAAGTTTTTGCAATTGCGTCAGGTCTTTTAATTCCTCAAGATTATCGATTTGGTTCTTCGATAGATAAAGCATTCTTAAGGACGTGAGAGAAGCAAGACCATCAATCTTACTGATTCGGTTACCCGACAGAAAAAGATTTATTAAGGACGTGAGATGATCCAGACCCTCAAGCTTAGCGATTTGGTTACCCGATAGATAAAGCTCTGTTAAGGAGGAGAGAGCATTCAGACCCTCAAGCTTACGGATTTGGTTATCCCTTAGATCAAGCTCTGTTAAGGACGTGAGATGATCCAGACCCTCAAGCTTACGGATTTGGTTATCCCTTAGATCAAGCTCCGTTAAGGACGTGAGATGATCCAGACCCTCAAGCTTGCTGATTTGGTTATGCGATAGATCAAGCACTGTTAAGGACGTGAGACCATCCAGACCCTCAAGTTTACTGATTTGGTTATGCGATAGAAAAAGCGTTGTTAAGGAAGTTAGATGATCCAGACCCTCAAGCTTGCTGATTTGGTTACCCGACAGATAAAGCTCCGTTAAAGACGTGAGACGTTCAAGACCCTCAAGCTTACGGATTCGATTACCTGATAGATAAAGCTCTGTTAAAGACGTAAGACGTTCAAGACCCTCAAGCTTACGGACTTGACTACCTCTTAAGTCAAGTGTTTTTACAGCAGGAAAATCGACAAGCCAAGCCTTGCCATCTATGTGACAACTTCTAAGACGAAGCTCAACGACTGCACCGGAGGAATCTTGCTTGAAATACCTATTTACCGACCAGCTTATCCCTTCTTGTGAGGAAAGATCAGGAATATCAATGTTATAGGTCTTCTCTAAGTCTAAAATGGCTTGGGGTTTCTTGGCTTTCATATCGTCAGATGTGTATAAAAGAGTAACTCCCTCAAAGGTATAATAATCCGAACAGAAAGGAAAAAGGTCAATAGCGGTACTTAGCTCTTGCATCCATGCCCATACATTTTACTCAATAGAGTGCGTATTTTTACTCAGTGGAAATACAATAAAGACATCGGCTGGCTATCAAGCATTTATAAATCAAGCTCTTGCAAGCCAACAGAAGCAATGTGATTATCCCGTAAAGGGTGAGATTGTTCTCCAAAAATTTCGATTCATCGGATGTGGGCTTTTTTGCTACATTTGCAAGCAGAGGAAAGCTCCACACAAAATATAAACAGCTATATATCAGAGCTTTTCCACCGATAGAACAGCATAACGAAACGACTCAATGAACAGCAACATCTACTCCGACTTCGCCCGCACAACCAACGCATCCGAACAAATCGCTCCGGCGCATTCATCTATATACTACCCGCTTATCCGAAGGAAGAGACACAGGGCGCATGAAGCATAGGCGATAAAACTTTTCGCAAGACCTACAAACAGATAAGGCACGCACTCGATTCGTGGTGGAATCGGGTGCGTGCCTCTTTTATATCAGCTCGGGAATGGGCCTTTTGAGCCGTCCGAACTATATATAAATCAGAAACGATCTGTATACAAATGGAAAACGATTTGTATATAAATCGTTTTTGATCTATATACAGATCGCTTTGCAAAGAGTTTGAAAGCATTGTCCGAACTGAAAAAGTCCGCTTTTCCTGCTTTTTTACTTCCGAGTCTCCTTCCTTTCAGGTGCTTATTTGGAATGATTCCAAACTCGTCTTCGTTGTTGAAAACTTTTTCGGTCTGTATTTTAGGCCTTTTTGCCTGAAATCATTCTCTATCGTACCGTCGCCCATAGATGCTTCATGGCGCGCTCTTCCTGACGGATACGAACGAAGAGGATAGCGAGATAGACGGGCATTCCGACACAGAAGGTAATCCAAGCATTGCAAAGCAGAGTGATACCGATAAGCTCCGGAATGACGTTGAGGAAATAGTTGGGATGGCGTACCGTCTTGAACAGGAAGCTCGTTTCGATACGATGATCGGGTACGATATAGAGCTTCAGCGTCCACACATCCCTCAGCTTATAGATGACGAAGAAGAGCATGGCATAGGCAAAAACCAAGATCGCTACGCCCCAGACGGATAGGGTATTGAACTCGACTCCCGTGGCATACGCTTCGTACAGGGAAGTGAAGTAGTAGGCTATGTGAGCCAGGGTGAGGAAAAGCGAATTGAGCTTGCCATACTGTACTGCGCCCTTGCGTAGCAGTCGCTTCTCGTTGAAGATGGAATAGGAGAGGGAGAGCAGTCGCAAGCAAAAGAAAAGGATGAATGTGGTGATGATGGTTTGCATACTTTTTTAAGGGTTGGTTTTATTGTCTGATCTCGTTCATATTAAACTCGGCTCATCGGCTTCCGTGTCGCCAATCGCATTGGGATGGTTCCGGTCCCATCTGTGGCTTTTGTCTGCCATCCACGATTCCTGACACAGCAGGATGCCGTTTACGCCTTGTACGATAGTAACCCTTTCGTCATCGATGATGTTCGTTACGCTCATAGATAATATGTTTTTGGTTATTGATTCCGATGTAATCCGATTGCGGTTATCGAGGTTTGACGCATTTGAACACCAACAGGGAGCGAGCATCCCGAATCTCCACATTGTCAGCATATAAGGAACGGAGCTTTTCGATAGCTTCCTCCCTCGTATAATGGGGCGGACGGAACAAGCCTTTTTTGTCCAAAAACTTGCGGACAAACCAATCGGCGGGCTTGCGTTCCCCCTTGACATAGAAGCACCCGCAGAAGAGACCACCTCCTCTTAGCACGCGGAAAGTCTCTGCAAAGGCACGGTCCTTGTCGGGGAAGACGTGAAAGCCATTCATAGAGAGCACGAGGTCGAAAGCCGCATCGGGGAAAGGCAGGCTGCCGACATCGCCTTGCCGGAGCGATACGTTGGTTATTTGCTCTGCACTGAAGCGCATCGCTGCTATGTCGAGCATTTCCTGCGAATAGTCCAGCCCGACAATCTCGGCTTGGGGCATCCGCCTGTATTTGTCATAGGTGAAAATGGCTGTTCCTACGGGGACGTCGAGTATTCTGCCCTCGAAGCCGTCGGGAATCATGTCCAGCACCGAGCCTGCGATGATATTGTCGTCCGTTTTCCAGAGACAGTGCATATAGAGCCACGACCACCATTTCCGTCCGGTCAGGACATCGTCGTAATGGTTTGTCAGTCGGTTGTAGGCGTTTTTCTGCTTCATATCCATTCTTGATTTTGTTCGACATTCTGTCCCTTATGCGATCACTTGGGCATACCGAAAGCCGGTATCCATGCATCGAGCCGATTAAGGCAAAGGATTGTATAGGAAGAAAAATCCATCCTGAGATTTCGATTGTTAAAAACTGCTCTATGCCTGATACACAAAGATATAGGGTTTGTCCACAGCATACAATCGCTAAAAATGGTGATTTTCACAGCCCTCTTTCGCCCTTTTTCTTCCCGTTTCTCCCGATCGATACCGACTCCTTGTAAAAAACGACGGCAAACGATCTAATCCGGATGTGTCCTAAAAAACTGAACCCAAGAGCAAAAAAGACAGCAGGGGAAGGACGTCCGGTGCGTTCCTTCCCCTGCTGTAGTTTTATGATTCGTAACCTGTCGGTCAGAGAATCGAATCGAGGAGACTTTCGTCTACCAGATATGGAATTGTGATATGGTATCCGTCCGCGTGAGTCGTATTGAACTCTTCGCTTACTGTCATGGCATTGGGGTTACGCGCCCATGAGCGTCGGGCCACTCCTCCCATTACATCCCACAGCATAGCCGAACGCAAGATGGCATCCACACGTTCCGAACCATCGAGCACCATGCCGAATCCGCCGTTGATAGACTTCCCGATACCTACACCACCACCGTTGTGCAGAGCCACAAGACTCATTCCGCGAGCAGCGTTGCCGGCAAAACACTGCACGGCCATATCGGCCATCACATTGCTACCGTCCTTGATATTGGAGGTCTCGCGGAAAGGACTGTCCGTACCGCTCACATCGTGATGGTCACGTCCGAGCATGATAGGGCCAACCTCGCCACGGCGTACCATTTCATTGAAGCGCAGTGCTATGTTCATTCGTCCGAGTGCATCCTGATAGAGGATACGTGCCTGTGTACCTACGACGAGCTGATTCTTCTCAGCATCGCGTATCCAGATCCAGTTGTCGCGGTCTTGTTCGCGTCTGTCCGGATCGATGCATTCCATGGCTGCATGGTCGGTCTTGACAAGATCCTCATGCTTACCGCTAAGGCATACCCAGCGGAAGGGGCCATAGCCGTAGTCGAACAGCTCGGGGCCCATGATGTCTTCCACGTAGCTCGGCCAGATAAATCCGTCCTTATCGTCGATTCCGTTCTTGCTGATCTCGATAATACCGCTATCGTATATGCTCTTCATGAAAGCATTGCCGTAGTCGAAGAAGTAAGATCCGCGTGCTACCAGAGCTTTCACCACTTCGAAATGACGTTTAAGTCCGAGATCGACCTGACGGCAGAATTCGTCGCGATCCTCTTTGAGCAGGCGTGTACGCTCCTCGAAAGAGAGTGTCACCGGACAGTAGCCGCCTTCATATACGGCATGGCAACTGGTCTGATCGGAAAGGAGATCGATATGAATACCTTCGCTCAAAGCATATTCGAGCAGGTCTACTACATTGCCATGATAGGCGATAGAACAAGGTTCGCCCTTCTTCCGGGCATCGGCAGCCATACGGAAAGCCTCTTCTTTCGACTCGGTACGGAACTTGACCCATCCCTGTCCGTGACGGGTATCGATACGGCTGCTGTCCACTTCGGCCGTTATGCTGACAGCTCCTGCAATATCGGCAGCCTTGGGCTGCGCACCGCTCAT
This genomic stretch from Porphyromonas gingivalis ATCC 33277 harbors:
- a CDS encoding S41 family peptidase: MKRSSGSGSTLSYILIAAIFSAVGALASHFYFTHKNPSDLNEVLNLIDRNYVDSVDVRKLQHNMIPYLLEQLDPHSVFLSKADNAEEAATLSGGFCGIGVSFNTLLDTIVVTQIVPGGPSDRAGIRAGDRLLQAGSQKLYGKGVDMNTIDDVLRGEKGSVVNILIRRNGKESVHRVVRDDVPLPSLNASYLIEPSIAYVRIDSWTGTTHAEFIEALGRLRKKGATSLILDLRENRGGLLEPAIAMANEFLGKNLPILQIEGKAYPREEISSDGKGILQQIPLVVLVDEFSASSSEVFTGAMQDHDRAQIIGRRTFGKGLVQLPFDLADGSAIRLTVARYYTPSGRSIQKPYSSGVDENYYQDLRNRFNHGELYSADSIPSLGGKIFKTAGGREVYGGGGIIPDIFIPLDTAGLNSYMMKVEDSDLIPRYAFLYSDANRVSLSRFKTVEELGAYLDRTYLIFDFASFAQRYGIPMRTSLINEARNRIKKYINAYIAMNFFDLQGYYQLLLHDDPFILQAISLIKEGKTFPLIYDQKGTQSTDPAA
- a CDS encoding dCMP deaminase family protein — its product is MTTNEVKDKQLELDKRYLRMARIWAENSYCERRKVGALIVKEQMIISDGYNGTPAGFENICEDENNVTKPYVLHAEANAITKVAGSTNNSSGATIYITAAPCIECAKLIIQSKIKRVVYSEKYRLDEGCRLLERAGIVVDFIDISDIQE
- a CDS encoding DUF2023 family protein, whose translation is MDTQTLNSDLRVFMHHIYEFEKGVRSMVLATLANDDIPYAEERLRSRQIPYFAQPTPNTERTNLFFGCKECMEAIRLFVSGRSLNSLTPEEDFIIGAMLGYDICRQCERYCRRKSNS
- a CDS encoding flavodoxin, translating into MKSIGIFYGSSTGTTSDLAQKIASALGVDSANVMDVANADAAAAAKYDVLLLGSSTWGLGDLQDDWESFLPKLKGENLSGKKVGLFGCGDASSYSDTFCAALGTIKAELANTGCTFIGAYPAEGYSYDETTAEENGQLIGLCVDDANESDQTEARMERWIAAMGL
- a CDS encoding glycerate kinase, which codes for MKKIVIAIDSFKGCLSSVEAGEAAAEGVRAACPIAEVMVLPVADGGEGMQDVLIAATDGQRIAVRAHSPLMEMREASYGISADGQMAFIEMASISGLPLVPEDRRNPMQTTTFGTGELIKDALDRGCRKFIVGIGGSATNDAGLGMLQALGFRFYDRDGRDIGEDAALCGGLLSEVYRIDGSSVHPALADSLFTVACDVRNPFCGPEGAAFAFAPQKGADEEMVARLDDSMQHLAAVIHRHTGQDIVHIPGAGAAGGMGGGLLAFLGAVLKPGIELLLDALHFSEKIREADLILTGEGKADRQTLMGKVPAGVLAEAMKQEIPVVLLAGSIEDAVALNRAGFLGLFPITPSPVSLREAMNPAYARDNLRRTAEQVCRLYAFASARP
- a CDS encoding ATP-binding protein, which encodes MYKRAEYHVITDRLKDRRRFIQVVMGARQIGKSTVVKQVLKDLDAPYQFFSADNVPTVNGAWISDCWAAVRSLKEAKEWESIILVIDEIQKIANWSEVVKKEWDDDTFHDRNIKVLLLGSSRVLLEKGLSESLAGRFEEIRMSHWSYQEMKDCFGFSLNQYLFYGGYPGAASLTDDDDRFSQYIQAAIIEATINKDILMGTPIGKPALLRRTFELGAAYSGELLSLNKMLGSLQDAGNTVTLAGYINLLDESGLLCGLQKFGYDMARRKASIPKLQVYNNALKMVYSPFTFEQAMLDRKSWGRIFESGIGAYLVSQAFVHRFEVFYWRERDDEVDFVLRKKGSVVAIEVKSNAEKRTDGLDKFSHSFKPQSAFILGDGGVRAEDFLSMDIQKLF